In Mycoavidus cysteinexigens, a genomic segment contains:
- a CDS encoding LysR substrate-binding domain-containing protein, which yields MRSEIHRTSEGITGTVAIGFTPPLAAVFELPFFLEMRKRYPEVKLRIFPSVSGYLDELLINGRLDLAMLPRNEADSNALSIPLAKERLCLVRGKQASQQTALTTEFKSLENLPLVLPSADQALRRLIEKAAERENIKLNILADIDSLSGLLSIVNTGIANTILSSTALVLRPDLPLHSSTITPYIERTVAICPSRASPVTPAAHAAIEVLTELASNLLPTFS from the coding sequence ATGCGCTCAGAAATTCATCGAACCTCTGAAGGTATCACCGGTACAGTAGCGATTGGTTTTACCCCCCCGCTAGCGGCAGTTTTTGAGTTACCGTTTTTTCTGGAAATGCGAAAACGTTATCCCGAAGTCAAACTGCGCATTTTTCCAAGCGTCAGTGGCTATCTTGATGAACTTTTAATCAACGGGCGACTGGATCTAGCAATGTTGCCGCGCAATGAAGCGGACTCTAACGCCCTATCAATACCACTTGCTAAAGAACGTTTATGCTTAGTGCGTGGAAAACAAGCCTCACAGCAAACAGCTTTAACCACTGAATTCAAATCGTTAGAGAATCTGCCTCTAGTACTGCCAAGCGCAGATCAAGCCTTACGGCGCTTGATAGAAAAAGCTGCAGAACGCGAAAATATTAAGTTAAATATACTTGCAGACATTGATTCATTATCTGGATTACTCAGTATTGTGAATACAGGCATAGCTAACACTATTTTGTCTTCAACAGCATTAGTATTACGGCCTGATCTTCCCCTCCACTCATCTACTATTACACCCTATATTGAACGGACAGTGGCAATTTGCCCATCCCGTGCATCGCCCGTTACGCCGGCGGCTCACGCAGCAATTGAAGTTCTCACAGAACTTGCCTCTAATTTGTTACCAACATTTTCTTAA